The Sulfurospirillum diekertiae genomic sequence CTTCATCTTCATCCAAATCGTCATCATCCTCTAGGTCTTCTTCGTACTCTTCTTCATTCATTAAAATATCTTCAACTTTGTCGAGGAACGCATCAATATCACCGGTAAAGAGGTGTTCAAAACGCATTGCATCAAGAATAAATTCACTCGAACAACCGCTTTCAAGGAGGAGTTCTTTTAAGTCACGCATACTTTTTACCTTTGCTTTTTCTGCAATTCTACACTAATTTTAAATGTTTTTCAATTGTATTTCGTAAGTATCAAAAAGGGTATCATGGTTTACATGTAACGTTTCAAATTGCTCATAAAGTTTTTCAAGTGTCTCTTCAGCACTCTTTATTTCTTTAGAAAGTCGTCCTAGTTCGCCAATATCATTTCCTGAAGAACAAGCAATCAGTGCATCGTTTTTTACTTTGATGTCCTCTTCAAGTTTCATGATTTTTGCTTCACACTGATCAATCTGTTTTTTGAGAGGCGAAAGTTTGGAACTTCGTTCTTGAATCAGTTTCGCACGCAGTTTCTTATTTTCATTGTAGTCATTTGAGACTACTTTTTTAGGTGCCACATCGATCTCTTCTTCCCAGCCAATTTTCTCTAAAAATGCATCATAATTGCCATCAAAAAATTCCGCTTTATCGTGATGAAAAATGATGAGAGCATCGGCGAGTTCTCGAAGCATCATTTCCGAGTGCGTGACTAAAATGGTAGAACCTTTAAAGTTTTTGATCGCTTCGCACAGAGAGTCGATGGAGTACATATCAAGGTGGTTGGTTGGTTCATCCAAAAAGAGAAGATTCGCCGGTGTTGCGATGATTTTGCCTAGCATTACACGACTGCGTTCGCCTCCAGAGAGAATACTAATCTCTTTTTCTGCCATCTTTCCGCTAAACATCATGCCACCACAGATAGCACGAACACGCGTAATGCCTAAGAGTGGATCCACTTCATAAATCTCGTCAATAATGCTATTTTTAAGGTTGAGTCTTTGAATATTGGTCTGTCCAAAGTGTGCAAAGGTTGTTTCAGGATGAAAGGAAAGAGTGCCTTGTTGGAGCGGTAATTCTCCTGCTATTACGTTAAGAAGCGTTGATTTACCTTTACCATTTTTACCAATGATGGCAAGACATTTTCCTTTTTCCAATTTAAAAGAGAGACTTTGAAAAAGAGGGTGGGCAGGATCATACCCAAAGCTGACATCTTTTGCTTCAAGCATGATTTTAGCAGGCGTTTTTTTATAGTTAAACGAAAAGTGAAGGCTACTTTCGACCTCAAGATCATCCATTTCGCCCATTTTTTCAAGCTGTTTTGCTTTACTTTGTGCCATGACTGCTTTAGATGCCCGTGCTTTCTGCCGTGTCACAAAATCTTCAAGTTCGGCACGTTTTTTATCTAAATTGGCTTTGGTTTTAAGATAACGCTCATCGTCTTCTTCTAATTTTGCATAGTATTTTGAGCTGTTGCCCTCAACGATCATCAAGCTTTTTCGCCTCAGTCCCATAGTATGCGTGGTGACAGCATCCATAAAATCACGATCATGGGTAATCAAAATAATCTCACCTTTAAACTCTTTGAGAAACGTTTGGAGCCAACGCATTGAAATAATGTCAAGGTAGTTGGTCGGTTCATCTAAAAGGAGTAAAGAGGGGTTTGTGGCAAGTAGTTTGACCAAATTAAGGCGAATTTGGTAGCCGCCTGAAAAATTCATAGGATCTTTGTCTAAATCTT encodes the following:
- a CDS encoding ABC-F family ATP-binding cassette domain-containing protein, which codes for MIQVTNLSKHFGVQTLFENISFTLAHGNKIGFVGRNGSGKSTLFKILLGEEEADSGEILIPKNYTIGTLRQHILFTHKTVREECASALHGDEAFDLYKIEKMLFGLGFSQEDLDKDPMNFSGGYQIRLNLVKLLATNPSLLLLDEPTNYLDIISMRWLQTFLKEFKGEIILITHDRDFMDAVTTHTMGLRRKSLMIVEGNSSKYYAKLEEDDERYLKTKANLDKKRAELEDFVTRQKARASKAVMAQSKAKQLEKMGEMDDLEVESSLHFSFNYKKTPAKIMLEAKDVSFGYDPAHPLFQSLSFKLEKGKCLAIIGKNGKGKSTLLNVIAGELPLQQGTLSFHPETTFAHFGQTNIQRLNLKNSIIDEIYEVDPLLGITRVRAICGGMMFSGKMAEKEISILSGGERSRVMLGKIIATPANLLFLDEPTNHLDMYSIDSLCEAIKNFKGSTILVTHSEMMLRELADALIIFHHDKAEFFDGNYDAFLEKIGWEEEIDVAPKKVVSNDYNENKKLRAKLIQERSSKLSPLKKQIDQCEAKIMKLEEDIKVKNDALIACSSGNDIGELGRLSKEIKSAEETLEKLYEQFETLHVNHDTLFDTYEIQLKNI